tccctcgaccggacctcgaccggacaagggaaaccggtcgaccggttccccaaccggttgagccggttggccatagcctcgaccggatgagccttttggccctgaaaacctatccttttttatttctttcttttccaatacttaggcaaggtctttaggagagttaatatgtcaattttgagtcaatttgcctaaggtatatttgataaaactcgggttttaaagaaaatcaagttttaaagaataaaccgagttttctaagatgcatgaaaatgtatgaacatcctaagtgcactcatgctatcatcttacattcatttcctatgatcacaagtcttccaaatggtCTTTACCACGTATTCGTTTGGTCCTTGagattatacctgagattcttaacaatttaaagcaattagtcacttaaccacggtttgttatcatcaaaacctgattaggagaacccttgggctaacaaaatattatattaataccaaaattaataaaacttaaaataagaaaaaaaaaagtatttgattataaaagttattaaaaacttaattttggaaaactaatccttcattattttttagtatcattttgataaaaatgtgttcatttttttcttataaaatagtattttttaaaaaatatatataaatatttgaaatgactAAGGAGCTTatgtaaaaaatgagttatttatttatttatttatttaaaagaggGAAGTTAAATTCACACATgggattatttcatcttttaatcaattaattcaaaaagaagaagattttCGCGCCACTTCCGCCTTCAAAAGTCCTCCAACATTCCAAAATGTTGAAGAAGAGAGAATGATTCCACAAAACCTCCTTCAAAACCCGCTCGCTCTCACCACCCAGAAGTGCACTCTCGGCTGCCCCATCCTCGATCGCTGCCTCGCCGGTGGCGTTCCCTGCAACTCCATCACCGAGCTAGTCGCAGAGAGCGGCTCCGGCAAGACCCAGCTCTGTCTCCAGCTCGTTCTTTCCGCCCAGCTCCCCACCTCCCTCGGCGGCCTCGCCGCCTCCTCCCTCTACATCCACTCCGAGTTCCCATTCCCCTCTCGCCGCCTTCAACAGCTCTCTCAATCTTTTCGCTCTTCCTACTCCCACGTTCTGGATTCCGAGTATAATCCGCTTGATTTCGTGTTAGTGCGCGGAGTTCAGTCTGCGGACCAATTGTTTGATGTTTTGCTCAAGATGGATTCGGTTCTTTTGCGTCCGCCGACCCAGTTGCCTGTTAGGCTGATTGTGATTGATTCTATTGCGGCTCTGTTCAGGGGTGAATTTGAGAACACCCCTTTTGATCTAAAGCGGAGGTCGTCACTGTTTTTCAAGATTTCGGGGAAGTTGAAGGCTCTGGCTGAGAGGTTTGGGTTGGCGGTGGTGGTGACGAATCAGGTGGTTGATTTTGTGGGGCAAGCTGGGGGCTTGAATGGGCTCAGGGTTGGGAATTTGGGGAGTTTGTGGTCATCTGGGAGGAGGGTTTGTGCGGCTTTAGGGCTGTCTTGGGCCAATTGTGTGAACTCGAGGTTGTTCTTGTCGAGGAATGAGGAGATTGTGGGAGAAGTGACTGGTTTGGGGGGTGTGGGAGCTGGGGATACGGTTAGTAGGCTAACTAGGCGGCACCTTCATGTTATTTTTGCACCTCATTTGCCCGAATCGTCTTGTGAGTTTGTGATCTCAAGAGAAGGGGTTCTCGGAGTTGAGAGATAGTGATCACTTTTTGAAAGGGATGGCATCAGAAGAGACAAAAGACGTGGACTCGTTTTTTTAActtcatttcaattatttaaatggGGTTCTGGAGGAGAAGAATATTGGGaattgtatgtttttttttcccttttcaacACAGCCTTCCTCCATTTTGGTGCTTAAGGTAAGTTTCTTCATAATCATAGTACCAAAGGCTGTCTTGTTTAGGTTTAATGCCTTTATAGATTATTTCTTGGATGATGGAACTGAAAAATAGGATGAGGATGACAGAAGATGctgtaaattaaattattcaatttgtCTATGTACAACATTTTTCGGTGTGATCATTTCGCCTATTGAATGGTGCTTACTGTAATTTTTTTACATGTTAAGGTCCCTTTGTTTCTTGGAGTCACTTTGAGacagtttttttctttccaaattctCAGCTAGCTTGAATAGCTGTTTCATTGATTATGTTGTCAAGATGATTACGTTGTTTTATATGGAAATCATGTTTCAGCAGAAAATCTATATTTTGATGATTTATCTTGTAGAAAGCAACTGTTCTATTTGTCCTGTAGAAAGCAACTGTTCTATGTTAATATACTTAATAATTTGTCGagatctttattattttttcaggaatttgtttttttaaagttgagaaCAAGTTAATATCTTTCATCCTTGTAGTAAGAGAATCTCCAATTCAAAGTGCTATGACAATAGTGCCAAACTTATGTTAACTTGGTAATTGCTCTCCACAGCACATGCTAAAATAACAATACTAAATTTTAGCACAGCACCTTAATGTGAAAATACTTAAAGAGGGCTatgcttaattaattttttttttcaaactacatttatttttttattgactacTATTTTCCCAAAAACTATagtaaagaaaatttaaaaaatgcaattaaaataattaaaaaataattgagatgCTTGCTGGCGGAGGTGGTTTTGCCAAAGCCATGCCAAATATAGCATTGGTATCAGAAAGTACCATATAATGTCAGCTGCCAATGGGGGAGGAATGCTAAAAGGTTATGCTATTTTTTGAGGATAGCAGCCCCTTTTACCATCCCTATGGAGATGCTCATAAACGAGCTGAGCTGTTTGATTTGTGGTTAGTTTGTCACAGTTCATCTTTAGCTTCTTGTAAACTAATATGGTCTAGATGGGATGAAAAGGCTAATGTGTGTTTCAGTGGCAGTTTCAATATGTAATGTTGTCAAAAAAAGAACTATGTAGTGTTGCTCCGCATTCCCTTTTCCACTCTGATTTTTGTGCCTTCATCTGCCCTTTTTATCTTTTGTGCAGGAGGGAgagatgtttatttatttatttatttattttaatcatgtTGCTGGATAAAAATCGTAATTACccatttttttgttgtaatattGGTCCCTTTTGTTGTAAAGATCATTGTTGGTCACTGTTGCTGTTGTTTCTGCTGCTGCTCACTGTTTGTTTTGTTGCTTCTGCTGCTGCTGTTTATAAATTGCTGTTTGCTGATCATGTGGTCACATTCAATGCTTTTGTTTAGAGAGGACTGGATTAATCTTTAACACATGTAAAAAGGAAGGTAAGAGGATTCTGCTAAGCCACCTCTGCAACTGATATTAGTATTCACTACACAGCTGTTAAAATCTGCAACTGCAGTAGCTGCTCATAATGCTCTTCGTCTTCAGCTTTACTTGTTCTTTAGTACCCTCCCCTCTCTCTTCACTATGGCCTTAACAGATTGCCTCACTGGGGATATGACAACTGTAGATCGAAATTTGGCTTCAAGGGAGTGGAATTGTTTGTTGAAAACAAACTCTGTTATTAATGCCTGCTTGCTGATGCCATAGGAAAGTGAACTTAGCCTCTGGTATCACTGCCTTTGGCTCCAACAAAGAGGCAGCTGATGGCTCATAATAGTAGTAGGTGCAGATTCATCTTTGATATTGAATTGAAATTCCATTTGCTGGtggtttattatttttaaacataaagcatatctaaaaataaaaaaattctgaaacCCGTTTAGAAGTTGGAAAGATACTGAAGCTTAAGGCTTCATAAGCTTGAAATTTATCCAGATGCCTATATCTTCCCTGTCAGTGGTGAAAATCCAGCTGTTCTCATACAAACCTTCTAGAGCTTTGCTTGCAACAATCATGGTTGTCTTCACACTTATTCTTTGTAGACAGCTTCAAAAGATGTATTGTACATTTGTGCattgaaaaaataatgttaatctTTGATCTGTTGGTGGTGCCACTGTCTACCACCAGGTTTTATAGTAGTTTGTCTCAGCTCACAAGACATGCTGTTTTTGTTACATTCAACAATATTCTTATTCCCAGGGCACATTGTGGTGTTTGGTCTGTTCAGTTCTGTAAACCTCGTAAATCAAATATTTAGATCCTTTACCTATGAAGGAAGGTTTATACCAACAACTTCATGGGTTTTAGACGAGATCTAGTGGATCCTAGCGTTTTGAGATAAATTTAATCGGTGGATTacaatacttttataaatagatGTCTTGAACTCCAGTGGAGGTCTTTTTCATTTGTGAAGGGGTGCCAGAGAGATGTTGGTTAGAAATATTCATGAGTTGAGAGTTAAATATGGGATCAATGATCTCAAAATGCTTAAATGTTATAGTTCCTTGCCGCCTCTGGTTGCATGTAACTTTCAATAGCTAATTGTTCATCTTCAGTAGTGATTTTATCTACCTTGGTTGAGTCTGAGCAATTTTGTTACTGATGGACTGTATGTTAACCCAGTAAATGTATAACTTGAAGTTGTTTGCCTACCCAGGTAATATCCCCTAACCTTCTGTTGATAGCATCAGTAAATTAATCCATGTATTTGTTTTCCTTGTATCAGGGTTATGCTCCCTTTTTAATAGGTGCCCTTAAATTAATCCATAGATTTTGGATCTATTTTTGTTAACTTCATAGAGCTACTGCTCCAGGAACTTCAAGCAGCATGCTATGACATCTCAGAAACTAGACCCTGTCTGCCCACAGAAGAAGTGATGATTACTTGCTatgtattttttctattttttttttatgagctTGTGCAATTGCCCAATCTCATAATAGGTTGGACAGAACCACTTCACTAGCAATTTGAATATATGTAGAGGTTAGATTGCTGGGGGCTCAGGGTTTGTGGTTTAGGGTTAACTCATATAATTAGTAATATGGGTTCCTTCTTTGTTGTTGATAACAATGTCACAGGTCTCTCTAAATTGTGCATACAAGgtttgttgtttatttatttttataattgagGAATCTTCTATGACTGAACCCTTTGAACTCTTCATGAGAAACCAAACCTCAGGCTGTTGACCACACCCTTCACAACCAGGGTAATCCAGAGCATTTAACCAGTTatcatctcttttttttttcttttttttctttgtcttttttgATGTCCTCAACAGTAGTTTAATTTGATCACAAATACACCTTCAGCAGCTCAGTGCAGAACATTCGACAATATCTGATCTGGATTACTCCCTGATGTAGTACAAGCCCTCAAGCAAAATATAATTGGTCACAATATTATAATATACTTGGTTTAATCTGTTTTGATTAAATGGCTAACATGGTCTGGTATCTCCTTGCTGTTTTCAGGAAAGGTCTGAGTTCTGCCCTTGGGGAAGGTGGGAGTTCACAAAAGGAGCAAAtggaaaaagtgaaggaaaatcaGAGCATTGTCTATAGAAATTGTTCTGAATGACATTTTTGGAACCTTCTTTGCGCTCATGGTCTGAACTGTTAAACTAACATGTAGATAATTGTATGTATTTTAGGCTAAGTGACAAGAAAAATGCCAAAGATTCCACCACAATGAAGATGTAATTGGCATAAAGCCAATCCTTGTTCAAAAGAGTATGCAATTAGCTAAGCAATCTCCTTAGAGATTGAGTCATCATTtgatgagtttttttttgtaaagcaTATAGAAATTGTAAGACCTATTTGGTaattattcttcaaaacaattatttaaattCAGAAAATGCATCTAgtaaatttttgataaaaaataaaattgtttttaaaaattatttttgagaattgcTTTCGAAAGTATTGTGAAATAAttccttatatttttgttaCAATTATTCCTCATGGATGATGGGTGGGCAAGATTTATTGAATAAGGATGAGTTGACCATTAAGGtaatgtttggttttcaaaaggtattaagaaatatatatatatatatatatatttttcatcttttgttatacgatagaaaaaataaaataaaataaatataattaaaatttataaaaaacttatatttttaatgatttattcTTAATATTAAAGAGGTagaataagtgaaataaatttaaaatatatataaataatttatttattttaaatcttttttcttattttccttcacttgttttttccttttattttctttctttagctTTCACTCTCTTAactttttggaaccaaacattaACCTAAGTGAAACCTAAAACAATCCAATATGCATGGTGAAAACCTTCATTATGATTTCATAGGCTTTGTACTAGATGGACAAAATAGAGGCAATTTATATACCAAGCCAGgctagaaaaaaacaaagatgtAAGGAACTTTGAAAAGGAATGATGCTTAAATAACACCTTAGCTGGGCTCTACTGTCTTTGTTTCTTCCATGGAGTCACTGTTGGAGAAGTGAACGACAAGCCTACAACCTTGTCTTAGGAACAagttaagaagaaaaaaagagggtCCCCCATCCCAACCACAACCCATCTCTGAACCCCACTCACAACCCCTTATTTGCCAACAGCCAAACTCATGTGTAGTGGGGGCTCTCTTGCACTTGTCTCCAATAACCCACCAACTACTAGAAAAGCCATGTTCAACACGTGTCAATACCTTACAAAGACCTCTAAACAAAAACATCTACAATTTTGGTGCCCTGAAAGAGACACATACCCTAGCTGGCTAGGTTTCAAACTCTGCTTTGCACTCCAGATGGGTTATCACAAAGAACAGTAAAAGAGTGGAGTTCTCATATGATTAGTCATCCACATTCAACATGACCAGTGGTCACCGCCCAGGTTGGCATCCTGCTGGAGAACAAAGACCAACCTGGCAAATCATGTGGATCGTGAAGTGCAGCATTAAGAATGGTGGCCCCTGCATGAACGTGGCACTTGCAAGTTGCAAATGTGAGGTTCATGCACCCAACACTCTTAAAGCAAATGGAAATAGATAGAGATCACATTGGTGACATAATTGATAATACAATCTGCAAAATGAGATCCATGTATTGCGCGTAAGTAGAAAACAGAGCAAATTGTGGAAGATACGAGACCCAGTTATCCAAACTGTTAACCAACCAATTTTCTTATAAGCTTATACTGTTAGGATTTGAGCTCACAATATGTATTATACTCTTAACACTCTCCTTCTTGTGCCCCCATACTTACACATGGAAAGCACATGTAACAATCACGACTTTGTCATCACCTCCAGTTGATCAGAGCTGTGATACCATGTTGAGttaccaactttcctaaaagtttaagcaGTTAGGATTTGCATCTTATAACATGTATCATGTTCTAATGCAGACAATtatatattcttcttcttcatgtaTTCTTATCTCTACTATGAGAAACTTTTAAAAAGCACAAACACAAATCAAAGCATAATTACGGCACAAATAGTTAAAAAGAAAACCTTTTTTTACAAGTTATTGGATACAATGCAGGTGGTATGATAGAACATTGACCATGATTTTGGCTCCTAAACACACCAGGAATGACAATCCCACTATGATTTCACTTCTAAAATTTAGAGTTCACATTCAAATGAGATTGATATGCTACCACATATTTCTGGGAGCTTCTGGTTAAGACTACATGGATGACAGATGATACATATGCATTTTGTGTGAAAGGCAAATCTAGAAAAAATACACTATTACTGTTGCCTGTAATACTCCTTAACCTTAGGACGGTTTACCCAGCTTGTAGAACCAGGAAATTCTGAAAAGATCTTCCTCGACTTGACCACAGCTTTGACACCTGTGAATAAACAAGATTTAATGTCAAGAAGTGCCTTCTTAATTCTATTTTACTACAGATAAACAGTGAAACTAACAATATGGTTGCTTTCTAATTTATAAACGGAATTCTTTGTCCAGACTGTGCATATGAAATTTGGCATAGTTTGATAGTTATACAGAAGTTTATGTGCTTCTGGGAGCAAAAATAACAGCAATTATTGAGTTCAGattcaagaaaaatatttccCAAAAGCTAGCCAGGCAACGCTTAATTCTTGAGTATCTTCAACTAAATACTTCATTCTCTCGGTCCTGGGATAATGTAAATACTTCATTCTACCAGTTTCAGGATCtagcataaaaaatgaaattggatTTCTGGCTGTAGATTCAATTCAATCAAGAAGAGGCCGAGGCCTTAATCCTAACTTCACCATTCAGAATGAGAAGAGGAAAGCTATTTGAATAAGCAGACAAGGAGGGTGCCTCAATTTATTGACTAACTTGTGAAGATTAAACCATGGATCACCCATTCATCATCAATTAGAAGGTACTGTTAGGGATTCTAAATGCTGAATTTAATAATGCATCACAAGGGAACATGGGCTAATGGAAGTACAACTAAGAAGCCCAAACTAGTGTCGCATATAGTGAATCCTAAAGTTATCAAAGATTCATCTTTCACACTTTAAGGCATCTCTGAATTGCTTATGAGATTGAAATATTAATGATATTCCAAAAGTCTTCAAGCACAGCCAGAAGCTCTTGCCTGCACCAATTtgtagaataaattttttttaaaaggcagGAGAAATATTGAACATGCCTAACAAATTTTCTACCTTGTAGATTATTAGAACTCTAGGTCATAGGTATTTATTACTCCTTGCTGTTTTTAGAACTCAGAGAAATATGTTAGCATTTTAGATTTCAGTAGCCTGCATGAACAAAGGTATGAGAAAATCATGGCCAATGAACATGCTTTAAGTCAAACTGGTTACCCAAATTTCCACACAAATACTTGCCCAATTTGTCGTGGAGAAGGAtatgaaaaggagaaaaaggatGGAAGataacatatataatttttaaatatctatttCCGGTTCAAAGCCAAATGTAAGATTACAGTGAGATACTGCTCACGTTCAGTGGCGCAAAACAGAAATGGTACTAAGCCAATAATCAATTTTGTCTTGACTTCAAAACCTAGTGTGCATAAGCACTCCATTTAGATGTGATTATTTATGgaataaaataagttttgaaggaAATAATAGATACCTCACATCCTGATTCCGAGCAATAGAAGCCATTTCAGTCTCAGTTTGAATAGAGTACAAAAGGCACTGCAGACAAATTTAACAAAACTTCAGCATGATTATTGACTAACAACCAAATATCACCCTATATCTAAGATTTACAGGTTTGAATTCAATTTCAACTCATCCTACATTTAGAAAGCTCATTTACTCCTTGTTTGAACAAAAGAAGGAGAGCCGCTGTCAAGGCTATCTGCTCTTAATGATACAACATGGTCCAAAgctaaaaatgataataacagCAAATGATAATGGTTCTTCTTCATATGCTGCAGCATAAGTGGAGAATGACTACTGAGATCCTAAACTTTGAATATTGAAGATTGCTTCTAAAACCTAGACATCCATCATGCATATGGCTAGGATAAAGTAAACTAGATTTATAAAACTCTACTCCGTGTTTCCACTAAATTTTGGAAATATGAGGTTTCTTGAAAGGACATCCTATGTAAACAGAAATGTCTCATACAGACTTTATAAATCCCATATCAAGAATGGTACTTTATGGATATGTCTATCAGATACGGATAACATGTAAAAGATATCTGAACAAGTGACACATAAGCCACAAGATATCATTCTAGTGACACATTAGAAAGCATTCTTTCCTTTCCCTACCCCCCCTCATAAAGTAATATTTTTGGAGGGTGTAGTGGAATTGAACCTAGAACCATGCCCATCCCTGATCCAACTCCCTTGCCCCTTAATCTCAGCCCCAAGGGCTGAGCCATTAGAAGACATTCTGAATTTGCATTCCAAGCACAGATTTTAGCAGCATGacatatgaaaacaaaaaaaagaaaaccattcAACACATATTGCATCTGAAAAATGGAACTCCATTATCTAAAGAATGAAAACTTCAAATGCATGCTATGAGCATACTTATAACAAGTCAAGCCTTGTGTCCAATCAGTGGTGAACACCAACAATCCACAGTGTTGGACATGGGATTCCTATTTCCTTCCCTTTGGCATGACTCTTTTTCCTGTGCAAGTTTCTAAGTAACTCTCTGAGATTTTGAGGATACAAAAGTGAGGCAAGTTATACAATCTAATATTGTTCAATAGAAGAAATTCTatatatgaaacaaaaaaaggtTCCTACTCAATGCAAATGTTAAATTGTTTCCCAGATTTACAATTTTTACAATTCGTTAGGTTTTGATACTTGCACCACCCGTATAATGCAACATCACTTGACATACATAGATAAACAGTCCAATCATCTCGATGACTAGTCAACAtattttgagaattaaaaaGAATGCAATTGAAActaaaatcctaaaattttacaaattttactTGGATtagaaaaacagaaaatgtgACTTTTTAACATCAACAATATATTCTGATTCCTatccttttaaattttaaagctTAAAACGATgttaacaaaatgaaaattaggTTTGTCATGATTTTAGCACTTGTAAATAGCATAGTATTATTTATGCGATATCTAAGAAAATAACAGCATTTCCTCTACATTGCATTTTATCTTGATCTCCAATCTATAAATTAGCAAATTTTACCATGGGCTACAAGACGAGAAAACACTGAGGAGAGAAGACAAAGGTTCCATAAACATTAGGACTAGGCAGTTATTAATGCTAAAACATGAAGCAGGTCAGGAGCCTACCGATCAAAAAGATAGTTAGCATCAATGCAATTGTAAGTTGGACTGAACAACTAAACTGCAACTGTAAGGGACTCTGTAATTGTCTCTGGAGCCCACCAACTCGTCCAAAGATCTGCAGAACATTGGACTTGTCAGATGTTGTGAGAATTTACAGCCCAGCCCCCCAACACAACAAAACAACAtgaaaggaaggaaaaagagCTTTCcctttgaaaatattataatcaaaCCTGATTGAACCAATTAATTCCTCTCTTCGCCTGAGGATGTTCTCCCCACCTTTGCTTCCAGAGGACTGCTTTGGATCCCTTCCCCTTCGGTGTGGCCTCAATACTTGGCACCAGTTTCTTGCTGTGTTCATCTTCATCAGCAATTACAATCTTCCAAGAACCAGGAGGTGAGTTCCCTGTTCTCCTTGTACCAGTTGTTCTATCTGCTTGACAGTTTATATCATCCCTTGTTCCAGGAGCTTCTTTTGCTTCTAGTTCTATGATATATGTAGCATCCTTATTAATTGTAACAACATCTTTAAAACCTTTGATTTCATCAGGCATATCTCTGTTGCAGGCAGCATTAAGATTAAAATCCGTCTCTTTTCTCTTGTAATGATTCTCCCTAGGAGAGCCCTTCATGGAATGTCCAAGCTCTACATGCTCTTCCTTTGCATTTTGCAAGGTCCCGGAAGTGCCAGAGAGAAACAATGCCAAATCATCCCGTTCTTCTTGATCCAAATTTACCCATTGAGGGGGTTGCTTACCTTCCTCATTAAAGGATTCCCTTAATGCTTCTTCAACATGAGAAATTTGGTTTTCTATGGCAGCAATGAATTGCCTATGCCTTGCTGTTGTATTATCATCACAGCGTTGCCTGTGACTCAACCTAACAGCTCTTTCGAACTCTTCCAACTGATTGAACAACCCAATTTCAACAATACAAAACCACTATGTCAAAAAAAGGGAAGtccttaattaagaaaaaaaaaattgaggttttCCAATTATCACATGAAGTATTAAGAGAAACAAAAGCAGTAACCTACCTGCCATTTTGCTGTACCCAAAGCAGTTTTCAGCTCTCTATAGAGTTCATCCAAATCCTCATGTGTTAGTccttctctcctctctcttacCCATGTCCTATATGCTGATTCCATTctgaaaaaagggaaaatcaaAGAACCGCTTAAACCTCTGAATTATATATCACACAAATTACTTTTCTAGATTTTCAAATCCCACAACCACCCATTCCTTCCTAACCAGTTGTATAGTTCCATAGTTTCTCAGAGTTTTCCTCCCTTTTCTGGGCAACCAAAAGAAAGCATAAAAGAAAACCTAAAATCTCATCACTCATTCAACGGCCAAAAGAAAAACTCACCAATACCCAGAAAAATCTATTGAAATAGCacaaaatattaacaaaaaaaaaagggcagaAAGTTGCAAAATCCGAACCAGAAATGAACCAAATTCAGCCGAAACACTTCAACAACAAGAACACCAACCCAAAATTAAGCCCACCAATCGCCCCAAAACCAGAAAAATGAAAGCAGAAAAAACATACACGTACAAAAACCAAATGGACCCAGAAAAATCAACGCATAAACAACAGAAAGGTTGAACAAAAACCGCTAAAAAATTACTCAAGACAGACCCCCACTGAAGAAAATTCAACACAAACACCCCAATTAGATGAAACCCAACGCAAAATAATCCACACCCTCGTCCCAAAATCCCATAACATGACAAACAAACATACATATCTGCAGATTCCTGAACCTCCTCAGCTGCAGAAAAGAATGCATCTTTTTGCCATAGATCAAAACTATTTGCAACCATCATCTTCACCACCACCAACACAGCAAATAGAACAAAAAATCCTTTCCAAAAACCTCTGTATAAGCTTACGCACTCCTCTTCTCTTCTCTGCCAAGGAGAAGCaaagaaggaagagagagaaaggaaagagaaggagagagagagacgtATTAGCTATCCTTCCCTgtattatatcaaattttattcgCTTGCCTTAAAGCCTCTTGCGTGTGAAACATTCACACGGATTCAAGCAATGAATTTCTGCCACGTCGTCACTCtcttaatttagaatttatcaTGATATTAGCATGGTAATATAacataattaatcaatttattatttattttcctcaaaatatgataaataaaatgtatatttCAAATTATCTATACATTTActactacctttttttttttttttcatattgtcacttttaatataaaattttttgagaaaaatatattttcatacatccatattaaaaaaatcataaaataaaaacttaaatttataaaataaaagtttcaagtaattatttaaaaataattaacattttataCACTTTTTGATCAAAGATAATATCATTGACCATTAAgatactattttttaataatatatatactttgacgatataaaatttgaattattttttatttttaaagaatttctattttatgattatttttaaattccaaaattttccaTCTCAAACAACAAATCATAAATCATTAATATGGGTTTAggatcatttttcttaaatatttttcaaattttctaaaaataagtaatCACAAGAAGTTAACTTTATCTTCTTACACCTTTAAAtgtatgaaaattaaatttaattattaaatttagtaattaattaagattgattattttggaaaataaaagtaCAATTACCCaataattgatataaatttaaatataatatcttGTTTTTGTTCCATCCATACAAAAACTTAGCAAATAAGTAATTAGATTTTAGAAGTTTTCTATAAATTGTTATACAAAATCTAAGTGGCTTTTTGGGTGAGATAATGATTTTGTCAAATCAATATTGATTAAGGAAAT
Above is a window of Vitis vinifera cultivar Pinot Noir 40024 chromosome 11, ASM3070453v1 DNA encoding:
- the LOC100251380 gene encoding DNA repair protein XRCC3 homolog translates to MIPQNLLQNPLALTTQKCTLGCPILDRCLAGGVPCNSITELVAESGSGKTQLCLQLVLSAQLPTSLGGLAASSLYIHSEFPFPSRRLQQLSQSFRSSYSHVLDSEYNPLDFVLVRGVQSADQLFDVLLKMDSVLLRPPTQLPVRLIVIDSIAALFRGEFENTPFDLKRRSSLFFKISGKLKALAERFGLAVVVTNQVVDFVGQAGGLNGLRVGNLGSLWSSGRRVCAALGLSWANCVNSRLFLSRNEEIVGEVTGLGGVGAGDTVSRLTRRHLHVIFAPHLPESSCEFVISREGVLGVER
- the LOC100252969 gene encoding uncharacterized protein LOC100252969 isoform X2, with the translated sequence MMVANSFDLWQKDAFFSAAEEVQESADIMESAYRTWVRERREGLTHEDLDELYRELKTALGTAKWQLEEFERAVRLSHRQRCDDNTTARHRQFIAAIENQISHVEEALRESFNEEGKQPPQWVNLDQEERDDLALFLSGTSGTLQNAKEEHVELGHSMKGSPRENHYKRKETDFNLNAACNRDMPDEIKGFKDVVTINKDATYIIELEAKEAPGTRDDINCQADRTTGTRRTGNSPPGSWKIVIADEDEHSKKLVPSIEATPKGKGSKAVLWKQRWGEHPQAKRGINWFNQIFGRVGGLQRQLQSPLQLQFSCSVQLTIALMLTIFLIVPFVLYSN
- the LOC100252969 gene encoding uncharacterized protein LOC100252969 isoform X1, with the translated sequence MMVANSFDLWQKDAFFSAAEEVQESADIMESAYRTWVRERREGLTHEDLDELYRELKTALGTAKWQLEEFERAVRLSHRQRCDDNTTARHRQFIAAIENQISHVEEALRESFNEEGKQPPQWVNLDQEERDDLALFLSGTSGTLQNAKEEHVELGHSMKGSPRENHYKRKETDFNLNAACNRDMPDEIKGFKDVVTINKDATYIIELEAKEAPGTRDDINCQADRTTGTRRTGNSPPGSWKIVIADEDEHSKKLVPSIEATPKGKGSKAVLWKQRWGEHPQAKRGINWFNQIFGRVGGLQRQLQSPLQLQFSCSVQLTIALMLTIFLIGRLLTCFMF